One stretch of Priestia megaterium DNA includes these proteins:
- a CDS encoding zinc ribbon domain-containing protein, with product MGKNGCVKCGHTEAKTKEIATTGTGLSRYLDVQHNHFTVVYCTSCGYSELYNKSSSRGSNIIDLFFGG from the coding sequence GTGGGGAAAAACGGTTGTGTAAAATGCGGACATACAGAAGCAAAAACAAAAGAAATTGCTACAACGGGAACGGGACTGTCTAGATACTTAGATGTTCAGCACAATCACTTTACAGTGGTATATTGCACGAGCTGCGGGTATTCAGAGCTATATAATAAATCATCTTCAAGAGGCAGCAATATTATTGACTTATTTTTTGGAGGATAA
- a CDS encoding DedA family protein, whose translation MIDQLIGAINQLGYGYFFFIILVGANLTPIPDPVYIMLAGSQATSPSVQYIPAFILTYSGMMISLYLKFLIASLFSTQALALLKRPRWEKNVMKVERTIQEYGSHAIIASYFLPGMRHVMPFFLGASGMKHRHYIKVSFSFGFIWTLALFIFGSFFNTTSSYTDVIEITLAFCAISLIIYAVQRRKIRKKQQ comes from the coding sequence GTGATTGATCAGCTTATCGGAGCCATTAACCAATTAGGCTACGGATATTTCTTTTTTATCATTTTAGTCGGAGCCAACCTTACTCCTATTCCTGACCCAGTATATATTATGCTTGCGGGCAGTCAGGCTACATCTCCATCCGTTCAGTATATTCCAGCTTTTATACTTACGTATAGCGGCATGATGATTAGCTTATATCTTAAGTTTTTGATAGCCAGTCTTTTTTCAACTCAGGCGCTTGCGCTATTAAAACGCCCGCGATGGGAAAAAAATGTGATGAAAGTCGAGCGAACGATTCAAGAATATGGATCTCATGCCATCATCGCAAGCTACTTTTTACCAGGAATGCGACATGTGATGCCTTTTTTTCTCGGAGCAAGTGGAATGAAGCATCGGCATTATATTAAAGTCTCATTTTCTTTCGGTTTTATTTGGACGCTCGCTTTATTTATTTTCGGTTCCTTTTTTAATACGACATCTTCTTATACTGATGTGATTGAGATCACTTTAGCTTTTTGTGCGATCAGTTTGATTATCTATGCCGTCCAAAGAAGAAAAATACGAAAAAAACAGCAGTAG
- a CDS encoding DUF6449 domain-containing protein — protein sequence MQSKTSSFNRGMWIQSMRNVGWIGALYTLVLLFIVPLQIILRYTGEVNNDGMYTEKLKTLFEVAGSLQFLFMFTVPVVLAIFLFRYIQTKSAADYIHSLPISRGVLFWQNVLLGILSLILPVIISAIVLFLIKDSVNVDDLYTLKLILRWAIDTIILNIFVFSGAVFAGMFTGMSILQGAFIYILFILPAALIQFFIMNIKFYWYGFATAYYSGKNVQDLVPFVRIIDLLDNGKESYLNLVIYAIVACVLCFIAFIAYRKRSIEIATHAIAFKWLKPIFIYGLTTCSLLLWGMYFGEMKDSFKWLIFGYVFGSLLGYILGHMILAKTWRVFNKWKGYILFIAVAIILGVGLKVDVFGYSSYLPNQENIQSVYFDEDDYSLTDNPKSHDPENGDYYKPPYYYSDKNTVNFIRALHKQIIKDHPDVSKKDIQSGDAREITFAYNLKNGKKVVRQYAIREADYKAFYKQIIETSEYKKHSYYILEPDNKNMRYVKEVQIDAMYKRSEPITIKDPNKIEDLKESIRKSIQNQTYGDSKSHQQSWSSINFMDENGQIVDSIPFEKSYKEVEKWLKHEKMFEDARVMPEDVSNVVVLKNKDHEILQSAWINNPSILTKRKGALTIKDSNQINYFLSHTTIQEQGDYIVVFRYKNSSPEVQMFDANMIPTELKEKLK from the coding sequence ATGCAATCGAAAACATCATCGTTTAACCGAGGCATGTGGATTCAATCCATGAGAAACGTGGGGTGGATTGGTGCTTTATATACACTTGTTCTTTTATTTATCGTGCCACTTCAAATTATTTTGAGGTATACAGGTGAAGTTAACAATGATGGAATGTATACAGAAAAATTAAAGACTCTGTTTGAAGTTGCTGGAAGCCTTCAATTTTTGTTTATGTTTACTGTTCCTGTGGTACTAGCTATATTTTTATTTCGATATATTCAAACAAAATCAGCCGCTGATTATATTCATAGCTTACCAATAAGTAGAGGTGTGCTATTTTGGCAAAACGTATTATTAGGAATTCTATCGTTAATTTTACCTGTTATCATTTCAGCTATTGTCCTTTTTCTTATTAAAGATTCAGTAAATGTTGACGATTTATATACGCTAAAATTAATTCTACGATGGGCTATTGATACTATCATTTTGAATATCTTTGTTTTTTCTGGAGCCGTATTCGCAGGTATGTTCACAGGTATGTCAATACTGCAAGGTGCGTTTATATATATATTATTCATTCTTCCGGCTGCGCTTATCCAATTCTTTATTATGAATATTAAATTTTATTGGTATGGATTTGCTACGGCATATTATTCAGGGAAAAACGTACAAGATTTGGTTCCGTTTGTCCGTATTATAGATCTGTTAGATAACGGAAAAGAAAGCTATCTAAATCTAGTAATATATGCAATTGTAGCTTGTGTGCTTTGTTTCATTGCATTTATTGCATATCGAAAAAGAAGTATAGAAATCGCTACTCATGCCATAGCTTTTAAATGGCTAAAACCTATTTTTATCTATGGATTGACGACGTGCTCATTATTATTATGGGGGATGTACTTCGGTGAGATGAAGGATTCTTTTAAATGGCTTATTTTTGGCTATGTTTTTGGATCTTTATTAGGGTATATCCTTGGGCATATGATTTTAGCTAAAACATGGCGTGTGTTTAATAAATGGAAGGGCTACATATTATTTATCGCAGTAGCCATTATTCTAGGTGTGGGCTTGAAAGTGGACGTTTTTGGTTACTCTAGTTATCTACCAAATCAAGAAAACATTCAATCTGTATATTTTGATGAAGATGACTACTCCTTAACAGATAACCCTAAAAGTCATGATCCAGAGAATGGTGATTATTATAAGCCACCTTACTATTATTCTGATAAAAATACGGTTAACTTTATACGAGCATTGCATAAACAAATTATAAAAGATCATCCTGATGTTTCTAAAAAAGATATACAGTCTGGAGATGCTCGTGAAATAACATTTGCTTATAATTTAAAAAATGGTAAAAAAGTTGTTCGACAATATGCAATAAGGGAAGCTGATTATAAAGCTTTTTACAAACAAATTATAGAAACATCTGAGTACAAAAAACACTCTTATTATATTTTAGAACCTGATAATAAAAATATGAGATATGTAAAAGAAGTTCAAATTGATGCCATGTACAAAAGGTCCGAACCTATTACAATTAAAGATCCAAACAAAATTGAAGATTTAAAAGAGTCAATAAGAAAATCAATACAAAATCAAACGTATGGAGATAGCAAGAGCCACCAACAAAGCTGGTCTAGCATTAATTTTATGGACGAAAACGGACAAATTGTGGATTCCATACCTTTTGAAAAATCATATAAAGAAGTTGAAAAGTGGCTCAAGCACGAAAAAATGTTTGAAGATGCTCGAGTCATGCCAGAAGACGTTTCAAATGTTGTTGTTTTAAAAAATAAAGATCACGAAATTCTTCAGAGTGCATGGATAAACAATCCGTCTATTCTTACTAAAAGAAAAGGTGCATTAACTATTAAAGATTCCAATCAAATAAATTATTTTCTTTCGCATACAACCATTCAAGAACAAGGGGATTATATAGTTGTCTTTCGTTACAAAAATTCAAGTCCTGAAGTTCAAATGTTTGATGCTAACATGATTCCAACAGAACTAAAAGAAAAACTAAAATAA
- a CDS encoding RNA polymerase sigma factor, translated as MCGEELQDYLNQVLAYLLKNGVNRQDAEDITQEVALKYLEKQEMVDPEKIKAWMFRVALNKRCDLGRRKIVKDRYTSSYKEEPVMYTPIQQVLRNEEAAECQAILNKLNPKYRNLLLLKYGFGFKYEEIADLLNMQMTTLKSALYRARKYFVKGYNEVI; from the coding sequence ATGTGCGGCGAGGAATTGCAAGATTATTTAAATCAGGTGCTGGCTTATTTATTAAAAAATGGCGTGAATAGACAAGACGCCGAAGATATTACGCAAGAAGTAGCATTAAAATATTTAGAAAAACAAGAAATGGTCGATCCTGAAAAAATAAAAGCTTGGATGTTTCGCGTCGCATTAAATAAACGGTGTGATTTAGGAAGGCGTAAAATAGTGAAAGACCGCTATACGTCTTCTTACAAAGAAGAGCCTGTTATGTATACGCCTATCCAGCAGGTGCTTAGAAATGAAGAAGCGGCTGAATGTCAGGCGATTTTAAATAAATTGAATCCTAAGTATCGCAATTTGCTTCTATTAAAATATGGATTTGGATTTAAATATGAAGAAATTGCCGATTTATTAAATATGCAGATGACTACGTTAAAATCAGCTCTTTACCGTGCGCGCAAATACTTTGTAAAGGGATATAATGAAGTCATTTAA
- a CDS encoding cold-shock protein, which translates to MYFAKKAVEEEVDQMMDTTVYACQSESCNGWMREDFVTVDYNCPMCGTEMSQEVRELPKIKYDHQFYNK; encoded by the coding sequence ATGTATTTTGCAAAAAAAGCCGTAGAAGAAGAAGTAGATCAAATGATGGATACGACTGTATATGCGTGTCAATCTGAATCATGTAATGGGTGGATGAGAGAAGATTTTGTTACGGTTGATTATAACTGTCCGATGTGCGGAACGGAAATGTCGCAGGAAGTACGCGAGCTGCCGAAAATTAAGTACGATCACCAATTTTATAATAAATAA
- a CDS encoding organic hydroperoxide resistance protein yields MSDVLFTSKATAVGGRDGRVKSDDGIIDLTLVNPSPNNKKEGTNPEQLFAAGYSACFDGALNLIAKKQKKDIDSSITAEVSLLKDHTDDGFKIGVVLNAHIKGVSQEVAEKLVEDAHQFCPYSKATRGNVNVTLNTTAE; encoded by the coding sequence ATGTCAGACGTACTATTTACATCTAAAGCAACAGCGGTAGGAGGCCGAGATGGTCGAGTTAAATCAGATGATGGTATTATTGATTTAACCCTTGTAAATCCTTCTCCAAATAACAAAAAAGAAGGAACAAATCCCGAGCAGCTGTTTGCAGCAGGATATTCTGCTTGTTTTGACGGTGCTTTAAATTTAATTGCTAAAAAACAAAAAAAAGACATTGATTCGTCTATTACTGCAGAAGTAAGTCTACTAAAAGACCACACTGATGATGGCTTTAAAATTGGAGTGGTGTTAAACGCTCATATTAAAGGCGTTTCACAAGAAGTAGCTGAGAAGCTAGTAGAAGATGCACATCAATTCTGCCCGTATTCTAAAGCAACGCGTGGAAATGTTAACGTAACGTTAAATACAACGGCTGAGTAA
- a CDS encoding GntR family transcriptional regulator: MFDLDIRSRKPIYEQLVDKLKELIIHEVFKADQKLPSVRLLAKELTINPNTIQKAYRELEHQNYIYSVPGKGSFVTPQVDTLNNEKVKKMKEELVKLLAEAMYLGMDKDEILSLISQAEKAVKGGSDSD; this comes from the coding sequence ATGTTTGATTTAGATATTCGTAGTCGCAAGCCGATATACGAGCAATTAGTAGATAAATTGAAAGAGCTTATTATTCATGAAGTCTTTAAGGCCGATCAAAAGCTTCCATCTGTTCGGCTGTTAGCAAAAGAATTAACCATTAATCCAAATACAATTCAAAAAGCGTATCGTGAACTAGAACATCAGAATTATATTTATTCAGTTCCAGGCAAAGGAAGTTTTGTCACGCCTCAAGTTGATACACTAAATAACGAGAAGGTGAAAAAGATGAAAGAAGAATTAGTAAAGCTGTTGGCAGAAGCTATGTATTTAGGGATGGATAAAGATGAAATTCTATCACTTATTTCACAGGCTGAAAAAGCAGTAAAAGGAGGAAGCGATAGTGATTGA
- a CDS encoding GNAT family N-acetyltransferase, protein MSMDLIEIDKDRRASYLNLLLIGDEDEKVVNSYINEGSLFTIVYEKKEIGVVQCLIDEKESAVEVKNIGLKKAYRGRGIGSKVIKKLETLYECNHYSKMIVGTADSSLENIAFYKKAGFYQTGVKKNFFLQYVPPIYENGLQAIDMIMFEKKLKSRSD, encoded by the coding sequence ATGAGTATGGACCTTATTGAAATTGATAAAGACAGGCGCGCTTCCTATTTAAACCTGCTATTAATAGGGGATGAAGACGAAAAAGTGGTGAATTCGTATATAAATGAAGGTTCCTTATTTACCATTGTGTATGAAAAGAAGGAGATAGGAGTTGTGCAGTGCCTCATCGATGAAAAGGAATCGGCAGTAGAAGTAAAGAATATCGGTTTAAAAAAAGCATACAGAGGAAGAGGAATCGGCAGCAAAGTCATTAAAAAGTTAGAAACATTGTATGAGTGTAACCATTATTCTAAAATGATTGTAGGAACAGCGGACTCCAGTCTTGAAAACATAGCATTTTATAAAAAGGCAGGCTTTTATCAAACTGGTGTCAAAAAGAATTTCTTTTTGCAGTACGTTCCACCGATTTACGAGAATGGCTTGCAAGCTATCGATATGATTATGTTTGAAAAAAAATTAAAAAGCAGAAGCGACTAA
- a CDS encoding MBL fold metallo-hydrolase, which produces MIQYKTEQMTVFESALFQTTSAVIETKDFVIVVDPTWLPHEINEIKQHVQEILNHRKLYVFFTHGDFDHVIGYGAFLELNATFIGSKFLEHHPDKEEKVQMIKQFDHDYYIKRSHDIIFPELDIVVTENEQHITLGETSITCYFAKGHTNDGLFMIVDDSIWIAGDYLSDFEYPYIYESVNDYRDTLATARHILAKHQNLTLVPGHGKTTHHRAEIQRRVEMASSYLDELQAAVKENSKEALGKLNDKLAFPSDFTAQCHQKNVEIMKRELLS; this is translated from the coding sequence ATGATTCAATATAAAACGGAGCAAATGACGGTTTTTGAAAGCGCGCTATTTCAAACAACATCTGCAGTGATTGAAACAAAAGACTTTGTCATTGTTGTTGATCCAACATGGCTTCCTCACGAAATTAATGAAATTAAACAGCATGTTCAAGAGATCTTAAATCATCGCAAACTGTATGTGTTTTTTACTCACGGAGATTTTGATCACGTCATTGGGTATGGGGCTTTCTTAGAATTAAATGCCACCTTTATCGGCAGCAAATTTTTAGAACATCACCCGGACAAAGAAGAAAAAGTTCAAATGATTAAGCAGTTTGATCATGACTATTATATAAAAAGATCCCATGATATTATATTCCCAGAGTTAGATATTGTTGTAACCGAAAATGAACAGCATATTACTTTAGGTGAAACATCCATTACCTGTTATTTTGCAAAAGGTCATACAAATGATGGCCTATTTATGATTGTCGATGATTCGATATGGATTGCGGGGGATTATTTATCGGATTTTGAATATCCGTACATATATGAAAGTGTAAACGATTACCGCGACACGCTTGCTACTGCGCGACACATTTTAGCTAAGCACCAAAATCTAACGCTAGTTCCCGGGCACGGGAAAACGACACATCACCGAGCTGAAATTCAAAGACGAGTGGAGATGGCCAGCTCTTATTTAGATGAACTGCAAGCTGCAGTGAAAGAAAATAGTAAAGAAGCGCTTGGTAAGCTAAATGATAAACTGGCGTTTCCCTCTGATTTCACCGCACAATGTCACCAAAAAAACGTTGAAATTATGAAAAGAGAACTACTGTCATAG
- a CDS encoding DNA polymerase IV yields MKMMYPKNGKVILHIDANAFYASVETAHDHTLKDKPLAIAGNPKERRGIVVTCNYIARKRGVYAPMPLWEAKRKCPELVVIKPNFPLYRQVSKNMFDYLVTISPLLEPASIDEGYLDITNCAELGSPLDIAKSIQQHLIQTLQIPVSIGIAPNKFLAKTASDMQKPLGITVLRKRDVQTVLWPKAVEEMHGIGKKTAEKLNAIKIVTIGDLAKAAPGLLKQTLGVKGEAMRERAWGQDDRQVNPDRQSQFKSIGNSTTLSQNAVDEHEVLPILNKLSHSVSSRMKAKKVVSKTIQLTIRYSDFKTITRSQTISKAISKPNDLFHYSAVLFQKHWNGEPIRLLGVAALQVSHHLQEEEQLDLFTYGEQAKKEPLYKAVESLREKYGDNIIQSGLKKHRGKKER; encoded by the coding sequence ATGAAAATGATGTACCCTAAAAACGGCAAAGTTATTCTTCATATTGATGCCAATGCTTTTTATGCATCTGTTGAAACCGCACATGATCATACGCTCAAAGATAAGCCTCTTGCTATTGCTGGCAATCCAAAGGAACGAAGAGGAATTGTTGTAACCTGTAACTATATTGCTCGTAAACGCGGAGTATATGCGCCAATGCCTCTTTGGGAAGCGAAAAGAAAATGCCCTGAGCTGGTTGTTATAAAACCTAATTTTCCATTATATCGCCAAGTGTCCAAAAACATGTTTGATTATTTAGTAACCATTTCACCTCTTTTAGAGCCTGCTTCAATTGATGAAGGCTATTTGGATATTACAAACTGTGCTGAATTAGGCTCTCCTCTTGACATAGCAAAGTCAATTCAGCAGCATTTAATACAGACGCTGCAAATTCCTGTGTCAATTGGAATTGCGCCGAATAAATTTTTAGCCAAAACGGCAAGTGATATGCAAAAACCTTTAGGGATTACCGTCCTTCGAAAAAGAGATGTCCAAACAGTTCTTTGGCCAAAAGCTGTAGAGGAAATGCACGGAATCGGTAAAAAAACAGCTGAGAAGCTAAATGCGATTAAGATCGTGACCATCGGTGATCTAGCAAAAGCCGCTCCCGGTCTTCTTAAACAAACTCTTGGAGTAAAAGGAGAAGCTATGAGAGAACGAGCATGGGGCCAAGATGATCGACAGGTGAACCCTGATCGCCAATCACAGTTTAAATCTATTGGAAACTCTACGACGTTATCTCAAAATGCAGTAGATGAACATGAAGTTCTCCCTATTTTAAATAAACTATCGCATTCTGTAAGCTCTCGCATGAAAGCGAAAAAAGTTGTAAGCAAAACGATTCAATTAACGATACGATACAGTGATTTTAAAACCATTACTCGAAGCCAAACCATTTCAAAAGCAATTAGCAAGCCAAACGATCTTTTTCATTACAGTGCGGTATTATTTCAAAAGCATTGGAACGGAGAACCGATTCGTTTATTAGGCGTAGCTGCTCTTCAAGTGAGCCACCATCTCCAGGAAGAAGAACAGTTAGATTTGTTTACATATGGAGAGCAAGCAAAAAAAGAGCCTTTATACAAAGCGGTCGAAAGTTTACGTGAAAAATATGGAGATAACATTATTCAAAGCGGTTTAAAAAAACACAGAGGAAAAAAAGAGAGGTAA
- a CDS encoding MarR family winged helix-turn-helix transcriptional regulator, which yields MEQLYKQLQLENQLCFSIYATSREITKVYKPLLDKLGVTYPQYLALLVLWEHETLSVKKMGELLYLDSGTLTPMLKRMQDQELVIRQRSHEDERVVFISLTEKGKKLRDKACHIPEEVFSMTNKSQGELEKLKEILQELLQSLHTYNQK from the coding sequence ATGGAACAACTTTATAAGCAGCTGCAGCTAGAAAATCAGCTTTGTTTCTCAATTTACGCCACGTCTCGAGAAATTACAAAGGTGTACAAGCCGCTGCTGGATAAATTAGGAGTAACCTATCCGCAGTATTTAGCCCTTCTTGTTTTATGGGAACATGAAACACTCAGCGTGAAAAAAATGGGCGAACTTCTGTATTTGGATTCAGGTACCCTTACTCCTATGCTAAAAAGAATGCAGGATCAAGAATTAGTGATTCGCCAGCGTTCTCATGAAGATGAACGCGTTGTTTTTATTAGTTTAACCGAAAAAGGAAAAAAATTACGTGATAAAGCTTGTCATATTCCAGAAGAAGTTTTTAGTATGACGAATAAGTCACAAGGAGAATTAGAAAAGCTAAAAGAAATCCTGCAGGAGTTATTGCAATCATTGCATACGTACAATCAAAAATAG
- a CDS encoding ABC transporter ATP-binding protein: protein MIELKAIKKEFEEMEALRDVTLSIKKGSIYGLLGSNGAGKTTLLKIIAGIYKQDHGKIAIDGEEVFENVGLKERLIFMPDSLYFFPQTTIKQLASFYRSVYPTWNEERFQKLKEAFPIQLHKKVHRMSKGMQRQVGFWLALSAMPDVLILDEPLDGLDAVMRQKIKNLLVQDVAEREMTILISSHNLREVEDLCDHVGILHHGQLLIEKELDDLKSDVHKIQVAFEGDVPLALYDTLDILYQEKRGSVLLCIVRGKENHLVNKVRSYKPLIFDILPLTLEEIFIYEMGDVGYAIENIIV, encoded by the coding sequence GTGATTGAACTGAAGGCGATAAAAAAAGAGTTTGAAGAAATGGAAGCTCTAAGAGACGTCACGCTTTCTATAAAAAAAGGATCTATTTACGGACTGCTTGGCTCCAACGGGGCAGGGAAAACAACGCTATTAAAAATCATTGCAGGTATTTACAAGCAAGATCACGGGAAAATCGCAATAGACGGTGAAGAAGTATTTGAAAACGTTGGCTTAAAAGAACGCCTTATTTTTATGCCAGATTCTCTTTATTTTTTCCCTCAAACAACGATTAAGCAATTAGCGTCTTTTTATAGAAGCGTCTATCCGACTTGGAACGAAGAGCGGTTTCAAAAATTAAAAGAAGCTTTCCCAATTCAATTACATAAAAAAGTACATAGAATGTCCAAGGGAATGCAGCGTCAAGTAGGTTTTTGGTTAGCGCTGTCTGCTATGCCTGATGTACTTATCTTAGATGAGCCGCTCGATGGTTTAGATGCGGTAATGCGTCAAAAAATTAAAAACCTTCTTGTTCAAGACGTGGCAGAACGGGAAATGACGATTTTAATTTCGTCACATAACTTGCGAGAAGTGGAAGATCTTTGTGATCATGTAGGCATTTTGCATCACGGTCAATTATTAATTGAAAAAGAGCTGGATGATTTAAAATCAGACGTGCACAAAATTCAAGTTGCATTTGAAGGAGATGTGCCGCTAGCGCTTTATGACACGCTAGACATTTTATATCAAGAAAAACGAGGAAGCGTCTTGCTTTGTATTGTTCGAGGAAAAGAAAATCACTTAGTCAACAAAGTTCGATCGTATAAGCCTTTAATTTTTGACATCTTGCCACTTACGCTGGAAGAAATCTTTATTTACGAAATGGGGGATGTGGGTTATGCAATCGAAAACATCATCGTTTAA
- a CDS encoding LysM peptidoglycan-binding and 3D domain-containing protein, protein MKKHIFTLGATALVSIGIADAASADTDTHKVKAGETLFSISQQHNVTVEDLKKWNGLSSTLIYANQTLQIGSTSTDSSSSSTPTTTSSNHTYTVKSGDTLYRIAKNNGTSVQQLKEWNNLSSHLIYVNQVLKISGTGTVSSSPSAPVQEKTNETQASPAPSNSKSYKVQPGDTMWSVAQRHGISISQLKQWNNLSSNTIYINQVLQVGGQAAAQAKPSTPSPAAPSTPSTSTPAPAPAQESKSVSKEITVEATAYTAYCAGCSGITATGIDLRSNPNRKVIAVDPRVIPLGSRVYVEGYGEAIAGDTGGAIKGTRVDLFMASQSSALNWGRKTVKLQILD, encoded by the coding sequence ATGAAAAAACACATTTTTACATTAGGGGCCACAGCTTTAGTATCAATTGGAATTGCAGACGCAGCATCAGCTGACACAGACACGCATAAAGTAAAAGCTGGAGAAACGTTATTCAGCATCTCACAGCAGCATAATGTAACAGTTGAAGACTTAAAAAAGTGGAACGGTCTTTCTTCCACATTAATTTATGCAAACCAAACATTACAAATTGGATCTACATCTACTGACTCTTCATCTAGTTCAACTCCAACTACGACATCTTCAAATCATACATATACAGTAAAATCAGGTGACACGCTTTATCGTATCGCTAAAAACAACGGTACTTCTGTACAGCAGCTAAAAGAGTGGAATAACTTATCTAGTCATTTAATTTATGTGAATCAAGTATTAAAAATAAGCGGAACAGGAACTGTTTCATCATCACCTTCAGCACCTGTACAAGAAAAAACAAACGAAACGCAAGCATCCCCGGCTCCTAGCAACAGTAAAAGTTACAAAGTTCAGCCTGGAGATACAATGTGGAGCGTAGCACAGCGACACGGCATTTCAATTTCTCAATTAAAACAGTGGAATAACTTATCGTCTAATACGATTTACATTAATCAAGTGCTACAAGTAGGCGGACAAGCTGCAGCTCAGGCGAAACCATCAACGCCATCACCTGCTGCTCCTTCAACACCGTCGACTTCAACGCCGGCACCTGCTCCAGCGCAAGAAAGCAAGTCGGTTTCGAAAGAGATTACGGTTGAAGCAACAGCTTATACTGCTTACTGTGCGGGCTGCAGCGGAATCACTGCTACAGGCATCGACCTAAGGTCAAATCCTAATCGAAAAGTAATTGCAGTGGATCCTCGCGTGATTCCATTAGGTTCTCGCGTATACGTAGAAGGTTACGGAGAAGCAATTGCTGGAGATACTGGCGGTGCCATTAAAGGTACTCGCGTTGATTTATTTATGGCATCTCAAAGCTCAGCTTTAAATTGGGGACGCAAAACGGTAAAACTTCAAATTTTAGATTAA